In Candidatus Methylomirabilota bacterium, a genomic segment contains:
- a CDS encoding MFS transporter, with translation MVLAAAMLIITVGVGITFSLAVFLKPLEEAFGWSRTLISGVALVNWLIFGVGAFVWGTLSDRIGTRRVVTAGAGLLGAAMLLSSQVASAWQLYVAFGILGAAGSSAFYVPLSATATRWFAARRGLALGLVSAGMGLGLLVIAPLARALITALGWRATFALFGALIWAVALVAVRWLYDRPADLGLEPYGASAAGASGPAAARGMAPGEALRHPAFWLLSLVHFGCCAAHSGPIFHMVAHAMDLGVDKMPAALMLGLSGATSVAGRIGSGLLADRIGGKPALVGMLTLQAATLSTYLVARQEVSLLLVALAFGFTYGGVMPLYALVAREFSGERIIGTAFGGIFFLSAIGMGLGAYAGGVLFDLLGSYWSLYLSSTLIGTAAIAVALALRPPRPLPAFAGGR, from the coding sequence GTGGTCCTGGCCGCCGCCATGCTGATCATCACCGTGGGCGTCGGTATCACCTTCTCGCTCGCCGTGTTCCTCAAGCCGCTCGAGGAGGCCTTCGGCTGGAGCCGCACGCTGATCTCGGGCGTGGCCCTGGTCAACTGGCTGATCTTCGGGGTAGGGGCCTTCGTCTGGGGCACGCTCTCCGACCGGATCGGGACGCGCCGCGTCGTCACCGCCGGTGCCGGGCTCCTGGGAGCGGCCATGCTCCTCTCCAGTCAGGTGGCGTCCGCCTGGCAGCTCTACGTCGCCTTCGGCATCCTCGGGGCGGCCGGCTCCAGCGCCTTCTACGTCCCGCTGTCGGCGACGGCGACGCGGTGGTTCGCCGCCCGTCGCGGCCTCGCCCTCGGCCTCGTCTCGGCCGGCATGGGCCTGGGCCTCCTCGTCATCGCGCCGCTGGCCCGTGCCCTGATCACCGCCCTGGGCTGGCGGGCGACGTTCGCCCTGTTCGGCGCCCTGATCTGGGCGGTCGCGCTCGTGGCCGTGCGGTGGCTCTACGACCGGCCGGCCGATCTGGGCCTCGAGCCGTACGGGGCGTCCGCGGCGGGCGCGAGCGGGCCGGCGGCGGCGCGTGGCATGGCGCCCGGCGAGGCGCTCCGCCATCCGGCCTTCTGGCTCCTCAGCCTCGTGCACTTCGGCTGCTGTGCGGCGCACTCGGGGCCGATCTTCCACATGGTTGCGCACGCCATGGACCTCGGAGTGGACAAGATGCCCGCCGCCCTCATGCTCGGCCTCTCGGGGGCGACCAGCGTCGCCGGACGGATCGGGAGCGGGCTCCTGGCCGATCGGATCGGGGGCAAGCCCGCCCTGGTCGGGATGCTGACCCTGCAGGCGGCGACCCTTTCGACGTATCTCGTCGCCCGGCAGGAGGTGTCGCTCCTCCTGGTGGCCCTCGCCTTCGGGTTCACCTACGGGGGCGTCATGCCCCTCTACGCGCTGGTGGCGCGGGAGTTCTCCGGCGAGCGGATCATCGGGACGGCCTTTGGCGGAATCTTCTTCCTCTCGGCCATCGGGATGGGGCTCGGGGCCTACGCCGGGGGCGTCCTGTTCGACCTCCTCGGCTCCTACTGGAGTCTCTACCTGTCGAGCACCCTGATCGGCACCGCGGCGATCGCCGTCGCCCTCGCCCTCCGCCCACCCCGGCCGCTCCCGGCGTTCGCGGGCGGGCGCTGA
- a CDS encoding extracellular solute-binding protein, with translation MDTSMDRRSFIKVAGGAAAATGLAGILDAGRAPAYAQGARLHLVRWVDFVPAADEVLTKQMDEAGKALGAQITLERINANDIQPRITAAISSGSGPDMFHLLHNWAHLYEKSLVDVGDVVDAIGKAQGGYYPVTQDLDRVNGVWRAVPHSIVGGQIAYRKSLFESVGAKEFPKTWQEYREVGKKLKAKGYPIGQTAGHTFGDAPTFWYPAMWAWGGKEVEKDGRTVAINSKETVESVKFFVGFWKDACDEGGLAWDDTNNNRAFLSGTIAATINGASIYVESLRNKDKYKTETGALMHTDILHAPNPAGPAGTYHYHTSFHHAIMGYSKNQKLAKDFLKWLHSKEHFEPWFVAQKGFSVGATTDWEKHKMWEQDPVMLPFRTAARAFRVFGYAGPPSAKASEGYSKYVVVDMYAKAIQGMPAEEAVKWAEGELRKIYG, from the coding sequence ATGGACACGAGCATGGACCGGCGGTCGTTCATCAAGGTGGCGGGCGGAGCGGCGGCAGCCACCGGACTCGCGGGGATCCTGGACGCCGGGCGGGCGCCGGCCTATGCCCAGGGCGCCAGGCTCCATCTCGTGCGCTGGGTCGATTTCGTGCCGGCCGCCGACGAGGTGCTCACCAAGCAGATGGACGAGGCCGGGAAGGCGCTGGGCGCCCAGATCACCCTGGAACGCATCAACGCCAACGACATCCAGCCGCGGATCACCGCCGCCATCTCGTCGGGAAGCGGCCCCGACATGTTCCACCTGCTCCACAACTGGGCGCACCTTTACGAGAAGAGCCTGGTGGACGTGGGCGACGTCGTCGACGCGATCGGGAAGGCCCAGGGCGGCTATTATCCGGTCACGCAGGACCTCGACCGGGTCAACGGGGTCTGGCGGGCCGTTCCCCACTCGATCGTCGGGGGCCAGATCGCCTACCGCAAGTCGCTCTTCGAGTCGGTCGGGGCCAAGGAGTTCCCGAAGACCTGGCAGGAGTACCGCGAGGTCGGCAAGAAGCTCAAGGCCAAGGGCTACCCGATCGGCCAGACCGCCGGCCACACCTTCGGCGATGCGCCCACCTTCTGGTACCCGGCCATGTGGGCGTGGGGCGGCAAGGAGGTCGAGAAGGACGGCCGGACCGTCGCCATCAACTCCAAGGAGACGGTCGAGTCCGTGAAGTTCTTCGTGGGCTTCTGGAAGGACGCCTGCGACGAGGGCGGGCTCGCCTGGGACGACACCAACAACAACCGGGCCTTCCTCTCGGGGACGATCGCGGCGACCATCAACGGCGCCTCGATCTATGTCGAGTCGCTGCGGAACAAGGACAAGTACAAGACGGAGACCGGCGCCCTGATGCACACCGACATCCTCCACGCTCCCAACCCGGCCGGCCCGGCCGGCACCTACCACTACCACACGTCGTTCCACCACGCCATCATGGGCTACTCGAAGAACCAGAAGCTCGCCAAGGACTTCCTCAAGTGGCTCCACTCGAAGGAGCACTTCGAGCCCTGGTTCGTCGCCCAGAAGGGGTTCAGCGTCGGGGCGACCACCGACTGGGAGAAGCACAAGATGTGGGAGCAGGACCCGGTCATGCTGCCGTTCCGGACCGCCGCCCGCGCCTTCCGCGTCTTCGGGTATGCCGGGCCGCCATCGGCCAAGGCCTCGGAAGGATACTCGAAGTACGTCGTCGTCGACATGTATGCCAAGGCCATCCAGGGCATGCCGGCCGAAGAGGCGGTGAAGTGGGCCGAGGGCGAGCTCCGGAAGATCTACGGATAG
- the prcB gene encoding proteasome subunit beta yields the protein MHDRWQALFGNYLNASFVDIFRGHSPEYFSVLARRELSAVSPEAHGAPGVPVGTTILAVRYAEGVVVAGDRQATEGYQVAHRRIEKVYKADDYSAIAIAGAAGPSIEMARLFQTELEHYEKVEGDGLSLEGKANKLAQMIRMNLPAAMQGLVVIPIFAGFDLKRGEGRIFKYDVTGGRYEEIDYYATGSGGKDARTTLKKLYRSACSRGEALRMAAEALVDAAEEDVGTGGPDPIHGIYPSIKVITRTGFEEVAEPEVREHFDAVLAARRAANAHGSSGNR from the coding sequence ATGCACGATCGGTGGCAGGCCCTCTTCGGGAACTATCTCAACGCGAGCTTCGTCGACATTTTCCGCGGCCATTCGCCGGAGTACTTCTCGGTCCTCGCCCGCCGGGAGCTGTCGGCCGTCTCGCCCGAAGCCCACGGCGCGCCCGGGGTGCCGGTGGGCACCACGATCCTCGCCGTCCGCTACGCCGAGGGGGTGGTGGTGGCCGGGGACCGCCAGGCCACCGAGGGGTATCAGGTGGCCCACCGCCGGATCGAGAAGGTCTACAAGGCCGACGACTACTCCGCGATCGCCATCGCGGGCGCCGCCGGACCGTCGATCGAGATGGCCCGCCTGTTCCAGACCGAGCTCGAGCACTACGAGAAGGTCGAGGGGGACGGGCTCTCCCTCGAAGGCAAGGCCAACAAGCTCGCCCAGATGATCCGGATGAACCTGCCCGCCGCGATGCAGGGGCTCGTCGTCATCCCGATCTTCGCCGGCTTCGACCTCAAGCGGGGCGAGGGCCGCATCTTCAAGTACGACGTCACCGGCGGCCGCTACGAGGAGATCGACTACTACGCCACCGGCTCCGGCGGCAAAGACGCCCGGACGACCCTCAAGAAGCTCTATCGCTCCGCCTGCTCCCGCGGCGAGGCCCTGCGCATGGCGGCCGAGGCGCTGGTGGACGCGGCCGAGGAAGACGTGGGCACCGGGGGACCGGACCCCATCCACGGGATCTACCCGTCCATCAAGGTCATCACCCGGACCGGCTTCGAGGAGGTCGCCGAGCCCGAGGTCCGGGAGCACTTCGACGCCGTGCTGGCCGCGCGCCGTGCGGCGAACGCGCACGGCAGCTCGGGGAACCGGTAG
- a CDS encoding MFS transporter, protein MIPEAAASRYRFVVLALIMGVQTAANIGALGLPTLAPLIRADLGLTRQEAGAFLSAFYVGGVLTSFPAGWLADRLGVRWTLAGGQGIAAGCFALMMLAPGYGALMAAVGLAGVGFGAVNPTSTKGVLVWFPARSRATVVGVKQAGFPLGGALGALLLPSVAGRLGWRGALGVAALLIAASAALAGCGYREPKGDGADGVPARSQPGVRGVLESRAIWLVSLATLLFAAVQVSWISYVPLYLSEVVGLSAVAAGVVLGQAQVAGAIGRVFFGVLSDRLFGGRRLIVLLLAGAATAVLCVATAWLAPGTPPVLLAGLALGFGLTGIGWNGVHHTLLAEIAGRDSAATAVGLCLAVSSVGVIAGPPLFGLAVDRLGVYDWGWYGLAGAMLAALALLAGAREPRRPPWA, encoded by the coding sequence GTGATCCCCGAAGCCGCCGCGTCGCGCTACCGGTTCGTCGTGCTGGCGCTCATCATGGGCGTCCAGACGGCGGCGAATATCGGGGCGCTCGGACTTCCCACCCTGGCCCCGCTGATCCGCGCCGATCTCGGACTCACGCGACAAGAAGCCGGCGCCTTCCTCTCGGCCTTCTACGTCGGTGGTGTCCTCACCTCCTTTCCGGCCGGCTGGCTGGCCGACCGCCTCGGCGTCCGCTGGACGCTTGCCGGTGGACAAGGCATCGCGGCCGGCTGCTTCGCGCTCATGATGCTGGCGCCGGGCTACGGAGCGCTGATGGCCGCCGTCGGCCTGGCCGGCGTCGGCTTCGGCGCCGTGAATCCGACGTCGACGAAGGGGGTGCTCGTGTGGTTCCCCGCCCGGAGCCGCGCCACCGTGGTCGGCGTCAAGCAGGCGGGCTTTCCCCTCGGCGGCGCGCTCGGGGCGCTGCTCCTCCCATCCGTGGCCGGCCGGCTGGGCTGGCGGGGTGCCCTCGGCGTCGCCGCCCTGCTGATCGCTGCCAGCGCGGCGCTGGCCGGCTGCGGGTACCGCGAGCCGAAGGGGGACGGCGCGGACGGCGTTCCGGCGCGGAGCCAGCCGGGCGTCCGCGGAGTCCTCGAAAGCCGCGCCATCTGGCTCGTGTCGCTGGCGACGCTCCTCTTCGCCGCGGTCCAGGTGTCGTGGATCAGCTACGTGCCGCTCTACCTGAGCGAGGTGGTCGGGTTGTCGGCCGTCGCCGCCGGAGTCGTCCTCGGCCAGGCCCAGGTCGCCGGGGCGATCGGGCGGGTCTTCTTCGGCGTCCTCTCGGATCGGCTCTTCGGCGGGCGGCGACTCATCGTGCTGCTCCTGGCCGGAGCCGCGACTGCCGTCCTGTGCGTGGCCACCGCCTGGCTCGCCCCCGGGACGCCGCCGGTGCTGCTGGCCGGACTGGCGCTCGGCTTCGGGCTGACCGGCATCGGCTGGAACGGAGTTCACCACACGCTCCTCGCGGAGATCGCCGGCCGAGACTCGGCCGCCACCGCGGTGGGCCTCTGTCTCGCGGTCTCGTCCGTCGGCGTCATCGCCGGGCCGCCCCTCTTCGGCCTGGCCGTCGATCGGCTGGGCGTTTACGACTGGGGGTGGTATGGGCTGGCCGGGGCGATGCTCGCGGCGCTCGCGCTTCTCGCTGGCGCGCGCGAGCCGCGCCGCCCGCCGTGGGCATGA
- a CDS encoding extracellular solute-binding protein, with translation MDTQSEHRDPRGRTEIGRRTFLKVTGGATAATAAAAAGMAAILESGRAPAWAQAKKVHILHWVDFVPAGDEELTRQVGEAGKQLGAEITLERINANDMQARITAAIESGNGPDIIQMLHNWTHLYQRGCTDLSDLAAWKEKDQGAYYELSKQAALIGKQYLALPYGVVGNAVVYRKDLFEEAGAKAPKTWQENREAGKKLKAKGFPFGQTLGHTFGDAPTFSYPYLWSWGGKEVEKDGKTVAINSKETIESVKFLVAMWKDAYDEGGLAWDDTNNNRAFLSGTISATLNGASIYIEAKRKPDQYKTDKGDQMWKHLDHFPLPGGPGGQFSYHVPFAHAVMKYSKNQPIAKDFLKWMHSKEQFGKWFQIEAGYSVGSNKFWEQHPMWEKLDPPMKPYRTASGFARAFGYAGPFSAKATEVYTKYIVTDMYAKAVQGMAAEESVKWAEGELKKIYA, from the coding sequence ATGGACACGCAGAGCGAGCATCGGGATCCGCGGGGGCGCACCGAGATCGGGCGCCGGACGTTCCTCAAGGTGACGGGCGGCGCCACGGCCGCCACGGCCGCCGCGGCCGCCGGAATGGCCGCCATCCTCGAGTCGGGACGGGCGCCGGCCTGGGCGCAGGCCAAGAAGGTCCACATCCTGCACTGGGTCGACTTCGTGCCCGCCGGCGACGAGGAGCTGACCCGGCAGGTCGGCGAGGCGGGCAAGCAGCTCGGGGCCGAGATCACGCTCGAGCGGATCAACGCCAACGACATGCAGGCGCGGATCACGGCGGCCATCGAGTCGGGGAACGGCCCCGACATCATCCAGATGCTCCACAACTGGACGCACCTCTACCAGCGGGGCTGCACCGACCTGAGCGACCTGGCCGCCTGGAAGGAGAAGGACCAGGGCGCCTACTACGAGCTCTCCAAGCAGGCGGCCCTCATCGGGAAGCAGTACCTGGCCCTCCCCTACGGCGTGGTCGGCAACGCCGTCGTGTACCGCAAGGATCTCTTCGAGGAGGCCGGAGCCAAGGCGCCCAAGACCTGGCAGGAGAACCGCGAGGCCGGCAAGAAACTCAAGGCCAAGGGGTTCCCGTTCGGCCAGACCCTGGGCCACACCTTCGGTGACGCGCCCACCTTCAGCTACCCGTATCTCTGGTCGTGGGGCGGCAAGGAGGTCGAGAAGGACGGGAAGACCGTCGCCATCAACTCGAAGGAGACCATCGAATCGGTGAAGTTCCTGGTGGCGATGTGGAAGGACGCCTACGACGAGGGCGGGCTCGCCTGGGACGACACCAACAACAACCGGGCCTTCCTCTCGGGGACGATCTCGGCCACCCTGAACGGCGCCTCCATCTACATCGAGGCCAAGCGCAAGCCCGACCAGTACAAGACCGACAAGGGCGACCAGATGTGGAAGCACCTCGACCACTTCCCGTTGCCCGGGGGGCCGGGGGGCCAGTTCTCCTATCACGTCCCCTTCGCCCACGCGGTCATGAAGTACTCGAAGAACCAGCCGATCGCCAAGGACTTTCTCAAGTGGATGCACTCCAAAGAGCAGTTCGGGAAATGGTTCCAGATCGAGGCCGGCTACTCGGTCGGGTCCAACAAGTTCTGGGAGCAGCACCCGATGTGGGAGAAGCTCGACCCGCCCATGAAGCCGTATCGGACGGCGTCGGGCTTCGCCCGCGCCTTCGGCTATGCGGGGCCGTTCTCGGCCAAGGCGACCGAGGTCTACACCAAGTACATCGTCACCGACATGTACGCCAAGGCCGTGCAGGGCATGGCGGCCGAGGAGTCGGTGAAGTGGGCCGAGGGCGAGCTCAAGAAGATCTACGCCTGA
- the prcA gene encoding proteasome subunit alpha, whose product MPLPYYVSPEQMMKDKAEYARKGIARGRSMIAAEYRDGILLLAENPSTLLHKISEIYDRIAFAGVGKYNEFENLRIAGVRHADIKGYSYHREDVTAKALANAYSQALGNIFTEGIKPFEVEVLVVEVGDGPNGKNEMYHILYDGTIEDELHYAAMGGQAEEIRRFLKDHYRDGMSLAEAIQLGVRSLTVTQNKTLTERDLEVAVLDRNRERRKFRRIADAELRAQLGRGEGQPDTGAGAADRSTGRP is encoded by the coding sequence ATGCCGCTGCCCTACTACGTCTCGCCCGAGCAGATGATGAAGGACAAGGCCGAGTATGCCCGCAAGGGCATCGCGCGCGGCCGCTCCATGATCGCCGCGGAGTACCGGGACGGCATCCTGCTCCTGGCCGAGAACCCCTCCACCCTCCTCCACAAGATCTCCGAGATCTATGACCGGATCGCCTTCGCCGGCGTCGGCAAGTACAACGAGTTCGAGAATCTGCGCATCGCCGGCGTTCGACACGCCGACATCAAGGGCTACTCCTACCACCGCGAAGACGTCACCGCCAAGGCGCTGGCCAACGCGTATTCCCAGGCGCTGGGGAACATCTTCACCGAGGGCATCAAGCCGTTCGAGGTGGAGGTGCTCGTGGTCGAGGTCGGCGATGGGCCGAACGGCAAGAACGAGATGTACCACATCCTCTACGACGGGACGATCGAGGACGAGCTCCACTACGCGGCCATGGGCGGGCAGGCCGAGGAGATCCGACGCTTCCTGAAGGATCACTATCGGGACGGCATGAGTCTTGCGGAGGCCATCCAGCTAGGGGTCCGGTCCCTGACGGTGACCCAGAACAAGACGCTCACGGAGCGCGATCTGGAAGTCGCCGTCCTCGACCGGAACCGGGAGCGCCGCAAGTTCCGGCGCATCGCGGATGCCGAGCTCCGGGCACAGCTCGGGCGCGGCGAAGGGCAACCAGACACGGGAGCCGGGGCGGCCGACCGCTCGACGGGGAGACCATGA
- a CDS encoding GAF domain-containing protein: MTSADHALADRLVHAIDAAPTLDDALRATVSGLADSAERSDWVGIYLLDGATLVLHNEIGKPTPHTRIPLSQGLCGAAARERRTIVVDDVREDPRYLACSLTTRSELVVPILGNRGQVFGEIDLDSDQPAAFGPDARRLVETAAAALAARWDRV; the protein is encoded by the coding sequence ATGACGTCGGCCGACCACGCCCTCGCCGACCGCCTGGTCCACGCGATCGACGCCGCTCCGACGCTGGACGATGCGCTGCGAGCGACCGTGTCGGGACTGGCGGACTCGGCCGAGCGCTCCGACTGGGTCGGGATCTACCTCCTGGACGGCGCCACGCTCGTCCTTCACAACGAGATCGGGAAGCCGACCCCGCACACCCGGATCCCGCTCTCCCAGGGCCTGTGCGGCGCCGCCGCCCGGGAGCGGCGGACCATCGTGGTGGACGACGTCCGGGAAGACCCGCGCTACCTCGCCTGCTCGCTCACGACGCGCTCGGAGCTCGTGGTGCCCATCCTCGGCAACCGCGGGCAGGTATTCGGGGAGATCGACCTCGACTCGGACCAGCCGGCGGCGTTCGGCCCGGATGCTCGCCGGCTCGTCGAGACGGCCGCGGCCGCCCTCGCGGCGCGCTGGGACCGCGTGTGA
- the pafA gene encoding Pup--protein ligase, protein MKRRIMGLENEYGLTCTLNGQRRLSPDNVARYLFEKVIPGARNANVFLENGARLYLDTGFHPEYATPECDDIMDLCVHDKAGERIVEDLLHQAEKRLREDGISGNILLFKNNTDSAGNSYGCHENYLVSRDVSFQRLAEALIPFFVTRQIFAGAGKVLQTPRGFHYCLSQRAQHICQEISGATTSSRSIINTRDEPHADAERYRRLHVIVGDSNMSEVATYLKVGTTAVVLDMIEDGYFDRDYSLQSPVQAIRDISHDPGLRETVKLKDGRSLTALEIQREYLEASRAYYEHQEPDPVTRDIIERWGDLLDRLESDPMSCSRDVDWVIKKDLIETYMAKHRLSWRDPRVSLIDLQYHDIRPDRGLYYLLARNDMVERLATDEAIEQAKHIPPQTTRARLRGEFIRRANLKGKDYRVDWVYLKLNDPERETILCKDPFQAHDERVERLIRSF, encoded by the coding sequence ATGAAGCGTCGAATCATGGGGCTCGAGAACGAGTACGGCCTCACCTGCACCCTCAACGGGCAGCGTCGACTGTCGCCCGACAACGTGGCGCGTTACCTGTTCGAGAAGGTGATCCCCGGGGCGCGCAACGCCAACGTCTTCCTGGAAAACGGGGCCCGCCTCTACCTGGATACCGGGTTCCACCCGGAGTACGCCACCCCCGAGTGCGACGACATCATGGACCTCTGCGTCCACGACAAGGCCGGCGAGCGGATCGTGGAGGACCTCCTGCACCAGGCGGAGAAGCGCCTGCGCGAGGACGGCATCTCCGGGAACATCCTGCTCTTCAAGAACAACACCGACTCGGCCGGGAACTCGTACGGGTGCCACGAGAACTACCTGGTGTCCCGGGACGTCTCCTTCCAGCGGCTGGCCGAGGCCTTGATTCCCTTCTTCGTCACCCGCCAGATCTTCGCCGGAGCCGGAAAAGTCCTCCAGACCCCGCGCGGCTTCCACTACTGCCTGAGCCAGCGGGCCCAGCACATCTGTCAGGAGATCTCGGGGGCGACGACGTCGTCGCGCTCGATCATCAATACCCGCGACGAGCCTCACGCCGACGCCGAGCGCTATCGCCGGCTCCACGTCATCGTGGGCGACTCCAACATGTCCGAGGTCGCGACCTATCTCAAGGTCGGCACCACGGCGGTCGTGCTCGACATGATCGAGGACGGCTACTTCGATCGGGACTACAGCTTGCAGTCGCCGGTCCAGGCCATCCGGGACATCTCGCACGATCCCGGGCTCCGGGAGACGGTCAAGCTCAAGGACGGCCGCTCCCTGACCGCGCTCGAGATCCAGCGCGAGTATCTCGAGGCCTCGCGCGCCTATTACGAGCACCAGGAACCCGACCCTGTCACCCGGGACATCATCGAGCGCTGGGGCGACCTCCTCGATCGCCTCGAGTCCGATCCGATGTCGTGCAGCCGGGACGTGGACTGGGTGATCAAGAAGGACCTCATCGAGACCTACATGGCGAAGCACCGGCTGTCGTGGCGCGACCCCCGGGTGTCGCTGATCGACCTCCAGTACCACGACATCCGGCCCGACCGCGGGCTCTACTACCTCCTGGCCCGGAACGACATGGTCGAGCGCCTCGCCACCGACGAGGCGATCGAGCAGGCCAAGCACATCCCGCCCCAGACCACCCGCGCCCGGCTGCGGGGGGAGTTTATCCGGCGGGCCAACCTCAAGGGGAAGGACTATCGCGTCGACTGGGTCTACCTGAAGCTCAACGACCCGGAGCGCGAGACCATCCTCTGCAAGGACCCCTTCCAGGCCCACGACGAGCGGGTCGAGCGGCTGATCCGCTCCTTCTAG